The following is a genomic window from Fusobacterium sp. SYSU M8D902.
TTTTGAACACTTCTCTATTCCACTAGATATCCCCTTTTTTACAATTATCCAGTTACTGAACCATACAATCAAAATAAAAGATAGCATATAGCCACTTATTCCTGCTGAAAAATCAAAAGGTCCATTGGCGTTACCCACAATTATTTCCATTAATTTTCCAGGATCCGACATCCAATTAACTACTCCAAAAGCATGACCTAAAGACCATACCATAAAGACAACTGCTACAGAGATAATTGTACAATAGAACATCATCACCACTATTGGAATCATTACCTGTAACCAACCTAGCCACTCATATCTTTTCCCAAGCATTCTAAATGCCTTAGTTGATCCACCTCTAACTTTTCTTCCCAATTGATACTCCAAAATCATAAGTGGTATACCACAAGTAAATAATGCCACTATATATGGCAAAAAGAAAGCTCCTCCACCATTTTTATAAGCTTGAAATGGAAATCTCCATAAATTTCCCAAGCCTATTGCCGCTCCTACTGCTGCATAGATGAATCCCTTTCTACTTGACCATAACTCTCTCTTCTCTTCCATTGAACCATCTCCCTTTAGAAATAAAAAAAGCAGTCTGCTAGACTGCTTAAACTTAACTTAAATTAATCCATTTTACCATATATAATATAGTATTTTCCTGTGTAGAATTACATAGACAGAAATATGTTATCAATATAAATAAAGTTCTTATCTAACATTTTGAATAAATTATCTGATTTTTCTATGCAGTTCCACCACCAATATTTTGTATTCATGTTAGACATATTGATAACCTCCTTTTTTATTTCTTAGGATAAGTATATTATAATTTTGAACAGTTGTCAATATAAAATGATAAATTATAGGTTTCCTACTACTTCTAATAGGCTTGTATACTTTCTTGTAACTAATCTATTTTCTTCAACACTAAACTTCATAGTATCCTCTACTACAAAGCATTTTATTCCAGCTCTATTGGCAGCTGTTGCCCCTAATACAGAATCCTCTATAACCACTGCTTCAATTGGAGATACTCCAATCTTTTCACAAGCTTTTAGAAAAATTTCAGGGTCTGGTTTTCCATTTTTTATCTCATCACCATAGACTAAGTTATCAAAATAACTGTATACCCCTGTTTCTTTCAACTGCTTTTCAGCTCTTTCTTTGGTAGTTGAGGTTGCTACTATACATTTTAATCCCTTTTCTTTAATATATTTTAAAAGTTCAACTACTCCCTCTTTTAATTTAATTCCATTTTCTTTTTTGATTATAGACATTTGGATCTCTTTTTTCTCTTCCATAATCTTCTCTGCAAGAGTTTTTCCAACTTGTTTACTCAATACCTCCAGAGTTCTTACTGCTGTTCCACCTTTTATCTCTTTCAGCTTCTCAATATTAAGTCCCAAATCATATTTTTCACTCACTTGAAACCAAGCTAAATTTGCCACTCTTTCACTATCTAAAATAACTCCATCCATATCAAAAATTACTAATTTTAACATTTTCATACCCTCCTAAAAGGAAAAAAGCTACTTTTTACTAACTATTTAGCCCCTAAAGCTGCCATTGTTATATAGTTATATGGTTGATTAAAATGAGGTAGGAAGAAGATATCTAATAATTTTAATTTATCTATAGTCACTCCCTCTTGAATTGCTAATGAGAACATATGTATACTCATTGAAATATCCTGTTTTGAAGCTATCTGAGCTCCTAATACTCTTCTTGAATCCATATCATAAACTATACTTATCATTACTTTATTGTTGTTCTTTTCAATGAATCCTGGCTTTTGAAGGTCTTCATAGTTTGTTGCCACTGCATTATAACCTAATTTTTTAGCTTTTTCTAAAGTTAAACCTGTAGATACCATATTTAATCCGTAGATAGAGATTCCATTTGATCCTTGTACTCCCACACTCTCTAACTTAGTTCCACAAGCATTGTGAGCAGCTACAACTCCTGATCTTACAGCATTTGTTGCAAGTGCTATATAGTTAGTATCCTGTATTGAATTATCATATACAGTAGCACAATCTCCAATAGCATATACATCATCTACACTTGTTTTTTGTGTTAAGTCTACTTTATATGCACAACCTTTAAATAGTTCTAAGCTATCTTTTCCTAGAATATTATTTGGTACAAATCCCACAGCTAAGATAACCATATCAGCTTTATAAGTTTTCTTATCTGTTACTACCTCTTCTACTTTACCATTTCCTTTTATCTCAAGAACTCTCTCTCCAAAATTTAAATTTATTCCATTGTCTTTTAAATTTTGTGACATTAGATCTCTGAACTCTTTGTCATAGTATCCTGATAGACAGCTATCTGCCAAGTCAACTAACTCCACATTCTTTCCTATTCTTTGGAAAGCTTCAGCTAGTTCTACTCCAATATATCCAGCTCCTACAACAACTATATTTTTTAACTCTTTGTTCTCTAATTTCTTTATCACATCTTCTGCATGTTGATAAAGTTTTACAAATTGAACATTTTCTAAATCTTTTCCTGGTATATTTAAATCTATAGGCAAAGAACCTGTTGAAAGTATTAATTTATCATATTGCTCAACATATTTTTCACCATTTTTTCCTGTTGCGTATACAACTTTTTTCTGGAAATCCACTCTATCTACTGCAGTTTCCATATGAATTTTAGCACCCTTTGCTTCCAATCCCTCTTTTGTAGCATAGAATAATCCCTCAGGACCTGAAATCTGTTTTCCAATCCATAATGCCATTCCACAACCTAAAAAACTTATATTTGAATTTTTATCAAAAACTACTACTTCCTGTTCTGGATAATTTGTTAAAATTGTATTTATTGCTGCTGTTCCAGCATGATTTGCACCTATTACCACTATTTTACTCACTTTATTCCCTCCATAAACTATATTCTTTACATTTATACTATACTTCTTTTGTATAGTTTATTCAAGGAAATTTAATTGTAATTTATAATAATTTTTTGAGTATTTTTTGAGCAAAAATATACTTCTATTTTTTTAATAGGTTAAAATCCTTTGACATATAGATTTTCATATTACTATCCACAACTAAAACAGCCAAATTATTCTTTTCTGAAAACTCTATTATCTTGGAAATTGGCATCATAAAGAAGGCTGTTGAATACATATCAGAGAAAAAAGCATTATTTGATATTACAACTACCATCTTCTTATCCTTTACTGGGTAACCATCAGTTTTATCTAAAATATGGTGATATTTTTTTCCATCTATCTCTATAAAAGTTTGATAATCTCCAGATACTCCCATACCTTGATTATCCAGTTCTACAACTCCTAATAACTCTTGTGTGTTCTCTGGATTTTCAATTCCAATTCTCCATTTTTTACCTTCAGGCTTAGTATTTATTGTTTCTATACTTGAAATAGATGAGATAAAGGCACTTTTTATCCCCTCATTTACCATTACCTCTTTAGCCTTTTCAATTGCATATCCTTTCAAAAAAGAACCTGTATCTATCTCAATACCATTATCTGCATAA
Proteins encoded in this region:
- a CDS encoding HAD family phosphatase translates to MLKLVIFDMDGVILDSERVANLAWFQVSEKYDLGLNIEKLKEIKGGTAVRTLEVLSKQVGKTLAEKIMEEKKEIQMSIIKKENGIKLKEGVVELLKYIKEKGLKCIVATSTTKERAEKQLKETGVYSYFDNLVYGDEIKNGKPDPEIFLKACEKIGVSPIEAVVIEDSVLGATAANRAGIKCFVVEDTMKFSVEENRLVTRKYTSLLEVVGNL
- a CDS encoding FAD-dependent oxidoreductase, whose amino-acid sequence is MSKIVVIGANHAGTAAINTILTNYPEQEVVVFDKNSNISFLGCGMALWIGKQISGPEGLFYATKEGLEAKGAKIHMETAVDRVDFQKKVVYATGKNGEKYVEQYDKLILSTGSLPIDLNIPGKDLENVQFVKLYQHAEDVIKKLENKELKNIVVVGAGYIGVELAEAFQRIGKNVELVDLADSCLSGYYDKEFRDLMSQNLKDNGINLNFGERVLEIKGNGKVEEVVTDKKTYKADMVILAVGFVPNNILGKDSLELFKGCAYKVDLTQKTSVDDVYAIGDCATVYDNSIQDTNYIALATNAVRSGVVAAHNACGTKLESVGVQGSNGISIYGLNMVSTGLTLEKAKKLGYNAVATNYEDLQKPGFIEKNNNKVMISIVYDMDSRRVLGAQIASKQDISMSIHMFSLAIQEGVTIDKLKLLDIFFLPHFNQPYNYITMAALGAK
- a CDS encoding FAD:protein FMN transferase; translation: MLKKILAILILPIFILSCGKKEIKKIEKNSFLFGTYISITVYDEDEKLAKRAIELAFNEIERLDNKFNSKVKGSLIDKLNSGEEKEIILDDEGKYIFQNLKSVYGLSDEKYDITIGPLLDLWDFGSKAERAVPTTDQLDKAKSKVDFSKVILDGNRLYYADNGIEIDTGSFLKGYAIEKAKEVMVNEGIKSAFISSISSIETINTKPEGKKWRIGIENPENTQELLGVVELDNQGMGVSGDYQTFIEIDGKKYHHILDKTDGYPVKDKKMVVVISNNAFFSDMYSTAFFMMPISKIIEFSEKNNLAVLVVDSNMKIYMSKDFNLLKK